Genomic DNA from Setaria italica strain Yugu1 chromosome V, Setaria_italica_v2.0, whole genome shotgun sequence:
GTGTCGTACATGCTGGAGAAGATGGCCTTCAAGGGCACCAACCACCGGAGGCACCGCAACCTCGTGCACGAGCTCGAGCTTGCTGGAGGCAATGTCGGTGCCTCCTATTCCAGGGAGCAGATGGTCTACAGCTATGACACGCTCAAGGGCTACATGCCAGAGGCTATTGAGATACTCATCGACTGCATGCGCAACCCGCTCTTCCTCCAGGAAGAAGTCGAGCGCCAGGTAACGCATGCGTCAACTTCGCAATGGATGATCTCAAGGGGTACTTTAACGTCTGGTCACTGACCCACTGTTAACTGTTATGCTGTTTGTTAGTTGGTCCTTGCTCGAGAGGAAGTCCAGGACCTGCACAAGAATCCTGAGAAGTTTCTTCATGAACAGCTTAACCTTGTTGGATTTTCAGGTGCACTTGCAAATCCGCTAATACCTCCTGAGGATGCTCTTTCGAGAATCAATGACAAGATTATTCAAAAGTTTTATCATGTAAagtccctttcttttcctttattaTGTCTTGATTTCTGTATTTCTTATAAGAAACGACATAGTGCTCATAAGTACATAGTTTTAAGTGACTACACCACAATAGTATTAGATCAAAGTGGTCAGCATAAAACGTCTGCATGTCATCTCCCAGTTATGGTACTTGTTTGGGTTCATAACCTCATGTAATTCAGTTCAGGTATGCTGCATAACTGGTTCTTGAAGTTGGCAGACTAATTTTAATgctgaaatgcaaatgcaaatatatatatatatatataaatactaTGCATATAGTTGACTTCATATATTTGTTTATATGTCTCCTTTCTACAAGTTGATGAAGAAATTCTATGCAAAATAGTGATCAAAATGCTATGTATGTAACAGGAAAACTATACCGCTGATCGTGTGGTTCTAGCAGCATCTGGTGTTGATCATGAACAATTGCTAAACTATGCTGAATTTTTGTTGCGTGATTGGCACAAGGGGTCACCTGTGGAAAAACCAAAGTCTACATACGTGGGTGGTGATTCCAGATACAGAGCAGATTCAGATGTAATGTTATCTTTCTCTTCTACTTCGACGTATTGAGTACTAGGTAGAGGCTTTTCTCATCTTGCTGTCTTATGCAGATGACGCATGTTGCATTAGCTTTTGAAGTGCCAGGTGGCTGGCTTCAAGAAAGAGATGCTACAATTATGACCATCATACAGGTGCAGCTAATACTTATGAATTCTCTAGTGGTTAGCTGGGTTAAATTGATTGCTCTTTCCTTTTCTAATTGTTAATCCATGAATATACACAACAACAATATATGGCAGACTTTAATGGGTGGTGGTGGTTCATTCTCCTCTGGCGGTCCTGGGAAAGGGATGCATTCACGGCTCTGTAAGTCTTGGAACTCTTAGTGATTGTTTCAACTCTCTCTAGTTGGATTTCTATACTTTAAACTGTAGTTTGATTGGGTCATTGAATTAACTGTTTTTGCACTTTGTCATTGCATTATCCATCTCTTTTTTGGTGGTTTTAGTTTTTCCACACTGTGTTTTTGTCGTGGATGAATATTTTGATAAAGCTATTCAattgttgtttctttgcagATCTACGGGTCCTCAATAAATATCATGCTGTCCAATCTTTTTCAGCATTTAGTAATGTATATGACAATACTGGCCTCTTTGGCATCTACTTGACCACGGTGAGCTTATCTTTTTCTACATGGTTCTGTGCCTCATATTTGTTTAACTAAACTTGTTTCTGCTTTCAACTAGAGTTTGCAAATTTGATATTTTCTGTTTGATCATGTTTGTCATTATGAATTCTGGAGTTGGATTAAGGCCTTCCCTATTCTTCCTCCTTTTATCCCTACGCATTTTCCCGTGGGCGCTAACTGATGACGATGTCCCTTTGTTGTCTAGTGACATCTTCTGGTGATAGGATGGCCCTATCAGCCTATAGAAAATACACAATATGATAAAGTGCATAGTGATTGAACTTTGTCAACATGATGATTACATGTCCCTGCGAAGTCTGAGGCTCAATTATTAATTGTTATATTATTGCTCGTTACTGCATGGTGGATGTcttagttttctttttcaacGCAAAATTACGCTAGAGATAGGTCTCCTGTCTTGGAGCAGTCAATTCTAGCATAAGCAATAGTGGTTTGATTCATGCTGAAACTATGTTTTGTCTTTAAAAATTAAACATGGCAGACTTTGCCTTTGCTCTTTGTATGGGGCTCTGATATATCATTTGCCTATTTTAATTGGTTCAGTCATCAGATTTTGTTGCAAAGGCTGTTGATGTTGCAATAAGTGAATTGATTGCTGTTGCAACACCTGGAGAAGGTATGAATTATGCCCTACTTAGTGGAAAAACTTGACTATTTAACTGCCTGTTCTGAAGCACGTGGTTTGCATGTACTCAGTGACAGAGGTTGAACTGCAACGAGCGAAAAACTCAACAATTTCATCCGTATTAATGAATCTCGAATCCAGGGTACTCTTGAATGCCTAATCTCTTTCCCGTTTTCTCTCAGGTATACTTAGTTTTGACATCCGCTGTTTACTCTGCTGCAGGTAATTGTTGCAGAAGATATTGGAAGGCAGCTGTTGACTTATGGTTGCAGGTAAGTCTGTATGCTAGTTACTTCAGTGTTATGTTTACTGGTTTAGCAAACTATTGATCCTTTTTGTTCTGTTTTGGCATAACAACAGGAAGCCTATTGATTACTTCCTTCAGTGTATGGAAGAAATTACTCTAGATGATATCACAACATTTGCCAGGAAGATGTTATCTTCGCAACCCACAACGGTTAGCTGGGGAGATGGTACGCTCCTTATTGCTGTACTTGgtttgaaatatatatatatgagttATGACTGATCTGCTTGCCTTGCCCATCTTGCAGTTGACAAAGTTCCTCCGTACGAATTTGTTTGCAAGCGGTTCCGGTAGTACCCCTACACAATGATCTCTGATGGACTTGAAGAATGCTCTGGTGGagttttttgttttgatgttgtaCTGGACCCCTGGCTCAGAAACTGTTTTCTTTCAGAAGTGCAAATCATTGTAGTTAGGATTTTAGCAGCTACGTTCAATTGTAATTGTCCAAACAGCACACACAGATGAAATGAGCTGAGGTTGACAGAAATGGAAATTTGTACAGTTCATTTGCGGAAATTAGTCATTCCTCCATGTTCTCTTGTGATCTGTTGCCGTGCTGTGTGATTTCTTATCAATACGGACAATGAATAGCTGCAGGATCTCCTAGTTACAGTAAAACCGTGATCGTTCTATGAGGACATGTCTTTGCTATTTACTTTACTGAACTCAAGTTCTGTTGCTCTAAATTTCCAGCGCTAGTTACAGTTCCTGTATAAATGGTTTTGGATTAATGTTCAACAAACTAAAGATTAGATAATGTTGAAATGACAAAGTAAAGCTTCAATTAATCGGAAAGAAAGCATGCTGCTGATTTCACCTTAAAATTGGGGTTTTCACCATGGACTCGTCTAACAAAGTTCTAAACCACACACACCATTTGCCCATTAAATGTTACCCACAACACCGCTGAAAGAAACATGATGGTGGTCGCCAGATAAATCTACTTGCAAGGTGATGCTACAAAAGAACTACAATAAACGCTACTGATCAGCCATAAAACTTAGGCACTAATCATCCCATCCTGACAGGCCGAGTCCGCCTGCCCCTACATCTGGAACAGAGGATATCATCTTAAGAGCTGAGGGATCGGTGATGGTGACTGCATTTTTTgacttctttctcttctttgtGTGATCAATTACCAAATCTTCAAACTTTCCGTCTGGAGCTACTTCCTGGGTTGAACTGTCCTTTAGTTTGGGCTCTGAACTGTACTGTTTGGAAAACACTAAATCAGCAAATGAGATTTCGGTATTATCGATTCCTTCAGCATCtatgtcttcttcatcaacaAATTTCTTCCTCTTGGCCTTCTTGTCCTTTCTACCAGTATCATCAACATCATCCTTCCTCTTCGATTTGCTGTCATTGGCATGTTCTTCCACTTCAGGCTTCTTCTTTGCTTCCTTCCTGCCCTTTTTCCTTTCCTTACCATCCAGCACTTCAGATTTGCCAAGGGCAGAAGTGGTGACACCTAGGGAAACAGTCTTGACTTCAGGCTCTTCAGGGACCTTTAACTGTTGTTTCGACTGCAGCTTTTTATCCTTCTTTTTCCTATCAACCTCAACTGGATCATTCTCTTTTTCATATCTGTTATCACTCTTGGAGCTGGCCTCTAGGGGCTTTGCATTCAAGATTCTCAAGGTTGGCACAAGTTTCTTAACCTGAGAGAACATTGAGTTACTCTACAATTACAACACTTAGAAAGCAAGTTTGTCTGGGAATATCACCTTTTTGACATGGCTGTCTTTCTCAGAAATAGGATTTCCCTGCAAATTAAGGTTCCTCAAGTAGCGCAATTCAGAAAGTACCTGGCAACCAAACAAGTTATTGTAAGAGTCTAGACTCTAGACTATCATGATAGATTAGGTAGCAAAATAAGGAGCAAACCTCAAGATCTGAACTCCTCTCGATCAAGTTATTCCCTAAATCAAGGTTCAGCATCTTCACATTTTTAGCCAAATCCGAAGGGATTGTCTGTCAGTTAAGGTTCAAACAAAATGTCACAGTCATCAAGTGCAATCGACAATATATGCTAGCAACAGCAATCCAAGTGCAGAAAAGACCAAATGAAATCATACAGTGATCTTGTTGTGGGAAAGCCTGAGTTCCTTCAATTCCACACATGCAGCAAGAGAGGACCCAATATTTTCTATTTGGCAGTGTGACAAGGATAGCTATGGAAAGAAGTAACAGCGACACATTAGTCATTCAGAGTTAGAAACGCTCCATACAAAAAGCAACACaacatttttctatatttacTAAGGATAAAGAAATGAACAATACCTTTTTCATAGACTTAGCCTTGGCCAAAGCATTGCCAATGGCAAAAATGGGATTCTTAGAGAGAACTGCAGCAGAGTAAATGTTCACAAATTACAGATAAGTGAAGGGAAACATGGCTATGTATTGTCTCATGGATACTAAATGAAAAACATATTGTTTAGTGGGTGATACATTTACATATAGACCCAGAAGCAAAACGAATATCATATTCACAAACTAGCATTCACCATGCGGATTTATATAGTTGTAATAACAAAGTTGCATACAGTGTTATATATCAAGCTTATTGTTcaaacaaagaaataaaaaaatttgtttcTCAATATTACAATCACTAACCATGATCTCATTTTAAGGAAGGATATAAGTTTGTGTTGCAAGGGTAAGGTAATCCAGTCCATGATACTACATATGAGCTATTTTGATTACATACCGAGTGTATTCAACTGTTGCAGCCGATCAAGCTTGCAGATGGAAGAAATATTGTTATCTGCATTAGGAATTGCAAAGATTCTCATAAGCAATTAAGTACACTAGCAGCAGGTAAAATAGGAGCAACTGAAAGCCCCTAATATTCATCCATTGCATTACCATTGAGAATCAATGCCCCCAGGCTTGTTAAGGATGCAACCTCATCCATCTTTGTAAGTTTGTTCTTGCCAGCATTCAGCACCTGTACAGCCAGGGGGAAGAATGATTGTGAAGTAAGGCGAGTCAAGTTATGTGGTAAGATTCAGTACTGAATTAGGCCACGAGGAAATGCTGGGCAGACAGGCAACTCACTTGCAGCTTTGAGAGTCCTTCAACGCCTTTTAAGCTCACAAGCTTGTTTTCAATAACCGAAAGCCACTTCAGGTTGGCACAGGAGGATAAACCCTTCAGAACATAAAAGCAGGGATTTTAAGTGAAAGGTAGAAACACAAATAGACGAGCTCAGGTTCAAACAGTAACATATATTAGTATAGAGAGATTTTAAAATATGTCTGCAGAGAAGATGTGGTGGAGAGATAACAATAAGAGGACGCTATATCAACCAGAGTGAAATTTCAGCAAGAGTCCACATCAAGCATACTGCATATTTAACTTGTATATGTGCTACTCATTGAAATAAGAGTAGTGTGCACAAACAGCATTGCTCTATTATACTGTCTGTCTGTATTAGGCAGTGCGCAGCAGAGGTACCGTACCTCGAGGGTGACGAGGCAGTTGTAGCCGAGGTCGAGGCGCTCCAGCTTGTTGAAGCTGCTCAGGCACGACACCTGCACAGCCAGCACAAAGGATCATGAGCAGCCGAGCAGCAAGCAAACCCCCCGTGGGAGTGGggtaggagagggagagggactCCACTGACGTCGGAGAGCGCGCGGTGGGAGAGGTTGAGGGCCGTAGCGCCGGTCCCGTCCGATCccgcctcgcgcgccgcctGCTCCAAGGTTAGCCGcgtcatctcctcctcctcctcgtcctccttcgccgccgccgggtagGGCCGAGTGATCGCTTGGTTGCGGCGTTGCTCTACCCTAACGGGCCAACGGCGCCCACGGcccaagaaggagaagaaggacccTGACAGGTGGGGCTTCCACCTTAAGTGGGGCCCGCTTGCCAGTCTCGATACAACGaaacgggacgggacgggacgggacggaaGAGTCTCCGGTGGAGCAGAGCACGAATCGAGTCAGAGCGGACGAGAGGAAGCAAAGCAGAGCAGGTGAGGAAAGGCGAAGCTTCTCCTCGCCAACATGGCGATGACCGTCGAAGGTGGGtgtgcttcttcctcccctaAATTTCAACCGGTTATGCGAGTTCCTCTTCGCTTGAGATCCGATTCGTGTGTGGAATCGTGGGGATTGGGTGGGTGCTTGTGGTTTTCTGCGGATTAGGGCTTGGGAGATCCCAATTAGACTACGGGTGCTGCTCTTTAAGGTATGGATTGTGAGTTGTGTATCTCTTGTTAGTCCAGGTTCTCTGCAGCGCCAAGCAACCCTGGATGCTTACTGCGATCGAGGTTGGTGTATGTGTAAATTTTTGATTTGGATCAGTGGAAATTAATTGGTCAGATTAGTCTTAGACAAAGCGATTTAGTTGCTCGGCCAGTTCAGTTCCCTGAAAATCCGGGGTCTAATTAGATCGTCCAAGTATTGATCCTGTTGTACCAGGTCTTGTGTGTTGCCACTACAAGTAGTCGTTGTTTGGGAGTTAGATTCGTGAAACTCATTGCACGAAATGTAGTTTGGTTATAGTGTTCTCATCGTTTTCTAGTAGTCTGTTATAGTTGGTTATAGTTTTCCATAATATTTTTAGGCTCTAGTGCTCTGATTAGCTTACATATATATCAGACATTCAGACTGGCAGCTATTTTTGTTGTTCAAATAGCTTCAAGGTTCTAATTTCAATGACTAACTCTACGTGCTATTTTTCTTCCTGTCCTCCGTACTTTTGTGCTGGATGATGCTGTTCACTTACTCTTGGTGTTTCTCGTGACAGTGTAAGATTATTGTCCTCAATCTTTTCTAACTTCTGTTTTGCATTTACACAAAGTTTTATATATTTAATTCCTTCCGTTACAGCCTCGCTGGACTTGCCTTTATGTTTTCCACAAGCATTCTGCTGCAGATACTGGTAAGTTCTTCACATTTGTTTAAGGCTCATTTTAGCGTCTTCCAGGAACtaattaagatttctgaaagaTTTATATACGTTACTACCTTTGAGAAGTGAAAATTTGTCACTTAGATCTTACATTTCGTTACTTCAATTAATGTCCACTAGTCTGTCCTGTGATATGTGACATAAGCGTGATACTCATAAAAAGGAAAGCATGAATAGCCATTAGCTGCTTGCCAAGATTATAGTAGAAGCATCATATGTGAG
This window encodes:
- the LOC101752471 gene encoding protein phosphatase 1 regulatory subunit SDS22 → MTRLTLEQAAREAGSDGTGATALNLSHRALSDVSCLSSFNKLERLDLGYNCLVTLEGLSSCANLKWLSVIENKLVSLKGVEGLSKLQVLNAGKNKLTKMDEVASLTSLGALILNDNNISSICKLDRLQQLNTLVLSKNPIFAIGNALAKAKSMKKLSLSHCQIENIGSSLAACVELKELRLSHNKITTIPSDLAKNVKMLNLDLGNNLIERSSDLEVLSELRYLRNLNLQGNPISEKDSHVKKVKKLVPTLRILNAKPLEASSKSDNRYEKENDPVEVDRKKKDKKLQSKQQLKVPEEPEVKTVSLGVTTSALGKSEVLDGKERKKGRKEAKKKPEVEEHANDSKSKRKDDVDDTGRKDKKAKRKKFVDEEDIDAEGIDNTEISFADLVFSKQYSSEPKLKDSSTQEVAPDGKFEDLVIDHTKKRKKSKNAVTITDPSALKMISSVPDVGAGGLGLSGWDD